In Chelonia mydas isolate rCheMyd1 chromosome 20, rCheMyd1.pri.v2, whole genome shotgun sequence, a single genomic region encodes these proteins:
- the ADGRE5 gene encoding adhesion G protein-coupled receptor E5 isoform X31, with amino-acid sequence MAPARRLLTLGEPPIPAPAPPGLCIALCLWGTVAQNNGVQAVPAPAGTTEDCNNHMLCPPNAMCVNSTHCTCLDGYHSGKNRFFTDTTETCDDINECMEPSPADCGHNTNCNNTAGSYFCTCLNGYEPSSGKTKFMNASENTCQDIDECRKTPDICGPRATCINTKGSYRCECRAGYVPSNRNTTLCQDIDECHKTPDICGPNATCINTNGSYWCECRAGYVPSNGNTTLCQELTCLTLLDDDNSTEAKNLLGSFQAQAGSLCKAALEGLKQMKTQSAEPVKGPLKGFLDILEKQINVVGQQSESMERRHKIATELMAIVEKLLRLLALTLPESMISITSTNGTELGLAVRKAGAQSQETVTLQQSKTQVELKWAGAPGQENKGFTLAGLLTYQGMSPILDGAARVEVAEWDKIGQTGKWAQERGRPSYRVLSPVVSAFVSDLDTQALSVILRFSHPVPEKKADLRRLCAYWNTSTRRWGTRGCNLQKLNATTTHCQCSHLTSFAVLMAFYELEDWTLDIITKVGLVISLLCLLLSIVTFLFCRALKGPRTTIHLHLCLALFIAYAVFLTGSSSTGNRVVCGVVAGLLHYFFLAAFCWMCLEGAELYLLVVQVFTPHGLRRHYMFLLGYGVPALVVGLSAATYHKGYGTARHCWLSLDKGFIWSFLAPVCIIIAVNAVIFVVTVWKLSLKFADINPDMSQLKKLRVLTITAIAQLCILGTTWIFGMFQFNQRSLVVSYIFVILNTLQGLFIFLLHCLLKQQVRDEYRRWLRCGGLKGPAKYSEFSSSTTTRQGLQPSQESGL; translated from the exons GGCTCTGCATCGCCCTGTGCCTGTGGGGCACCGTGGCCCAGAATAATGGCGTACAAG CTGTTCCCGCCCCTGCAGGTACCACTGAGGACTGCAACAACCATATGCTCTGCCCACCAAACGCCATGTGTGTGAACAGCACCCACTGCACCTGCCTGGATGGGTACCATTCAGGAAAGAATCGCTTCTTCACCGACACAACGGAGACCTGTGACG ATATTAACGAGTGTATGGAGCCGAGCCCGGCAGACTGTGGACACAACACAAACTGCAACAACACGGCTGGGTCTTACTTCTGCACCTGCCTCAATGGCTAcgagcccagctctgggaaaaCCAAATTCATGAACGCGAGTGAGAACACCTGCCAGG ACATCGACGAGTGCCGCAAGACCCCAGATATCTGCGGCCCCAGGGCTACGTGTATCAACACTAAAGGGAGCTACCGGTGTGAGTGCCGGGCCGGCTACGTCCCCTCCAACAGGAACACGACCCTGTGCCAAG ACATCGACGAGTGCCACAAGACCCCAGATATCTGCGGCCCCAACGCCACGTGTATCAACACCAACGGGAGTTACTGGTGTGAGTGCCGGGCCGGCTACGTCCCCTCCAACGGGAACACGACCCTGTGCCAAG AGCTCACCTGCCTAACGCTGCTGGATGATGACAACTCTACAGAAGCCAAG AACCTCCTGGGGAGCTTCCAGGCCCAGGCGGGAAGCCTCTGCAAGGCGGCGCTGGAGGGGCTGAAGCAGATGAAGACTCAGAGCGCTGAGCCTGTGAAGGGGCCGCTGAAG GGCTTCTTGGACATTCTGGAGAAGCAGATAAATGTAGTCGGGCAGCAGAGCGAGAGCATGGAGCGGAGACACAAGATTGCAACGGAGCTGATGGCCATAGTGGAGAAGCTGCTGAGATTGCTGGCCCTGACCCTGCCTGAGAGCATGATCAGCATCACATCCACCAACGGCACAG agctggggctggcggTCAGGAAggctggggcccagagccaggagacCGTGACGCTGCAGCAGAGCAAGACGCAGGTGGAATTAAAGTGGGCCGGAGCCCCAGGGCAGGAAAATAAAG GCTTCACCCTGGCCGGGCTGCTGACCTACCAGGGGATGAGCCCCATCCTGGACGGTGCTGCGCGGGTGGAGGTGGCCGAGTGGGACAAGATCGGCCAGACGGGAAAGTGGGCGCAGGAACGGGGGCGGCCCAGCTACCGGGTGCTGTCTCCAGTGGTGTCGGCCTTCGTCAGTGACCTGGACACCCAGGCACTCTCCGTCATCCTCCGCTTCAGCCACCCGGTGCCG GAGAAGAAGGCCGACCTGCGCCGCCTCTGTGCCTACTGGAATACCAGCACCAGGCGCTGGGGCACCCGCGGCTGCAACCTGCAGAAGTTGAACGCCACCACCACCCACTGCCAGTGCAGCCACCTGACCAGCTTCGCCGTGCTCATGGCCTTCTACGAGCTGGAG GACTGGACCCTGGACATCATCACCAAGGTGGGGCTGGTGATCTCGCTGCTGTGCCTGCTGCTCTCCATCGTcaccttcctcttctgccgcGCCCTCAAGGGCCCCCGCACCACCATCCACCTGCACCTCTGCCTGGCGCTCTTCATCGCCTACGCCGTCTTCCTCACCGGCTCCTCCAGCACCGGCAACAGG GTGGTGTGCGGCGTGGTGGCCGGGCTCCTGCACTACTTCTTCCTGGCCGCCTTCTGCTGGATGTGCCTGGAGGGCGCCGAGCTCTACCTGCTGGTGGTTCAGGTCTTCACCCCCCACGGCCTCCGGCGCCATTACATGTTCCTGCTGGGCTACGGCGTGCCGGCCCTCGTCGTGGGCCTCTCGGCCGCCACCTACCACAAGGGCTACGGCACAGCGCGCCA ctgctGGCTCTCGCTGGACAAGGGCTTCATTTGGAGCTTCCTGGCGCCCGTCTGCATCATCATCGCG gtcaATGCCGTGATCTTCGTGGTCACCGTCTGGAAGCTGTCCCTGAAATTCGCGGACATCAACCCTGACATGAGCCAGCTGAAGAAGCTCAG ggtGCTCACCATCACGGCCATTGCCCAGCTCTGCATCCTGGGCACCACCTGGATCTTTGGCATGTTCCAGTTCAACCAGCGCAGCCTGGTCGTCTCCTACATCTTCGTCATCCTCAACACCCTGCAGGGGCTCTTCATCTTCCTGCTGCACTGTCTGCTCAAGCAACAG GTGAGGGACGAGTACCGCAGGTGGCTGAGGTGCGGCGGCCTCAAGGGACCGGCCAAGTACTCTGAGTTCAGCAGCTCGACCACCACACGG cAGGGGCTCCAGCCTTCGCAGGAGTCAGGGTTGTAG
- the ADGRE5 gene encoding adhesion G protein-coupled receptor E5 isoform X1, with amino-acid sequence MAPARRLLTLGEPPIPAPAPPGLCIALCLWGTVAQNNGVQAVPAPAGTTEDCNNHMLCPPNAMCVNSTHCTCLDGYHSGKNRFFTDTTETCDDINECMEPSPADCGHNTNCNNTAGSYFCTCLNGYEPSSGKTKFMNASENTCQDIDECRGLSPADCGPHANCTNVPGSYSCSCIHGYEPSSGNASFTHASGDTCQDIDECRGPSPADCGPHANCTNVPGSSSCSCTDGYEPSSGKAKFTHARENTCQDIDECQRNATVCEPHGNCINMPGSYRCKCSWGFGKSQRDTSKICTDIDECRKTPDICGPRATCINTKGSYRCECRAGYVPSNRNTTLCQDIDECHKTPDICGPNATCINTNGSYWCECRAGYVPSNGNTTLCQELTCLTLLDDDNSTEAKNLLGSFQAQAGSLCKAALEGLKQMKTQSAEPVKGPLKGFLDILEKQINVVGQQSESMERRHKIATELMAIVEKLLRLLALTLPESMISITSTNGTELGLAVRKAGAQSQETVTLQQSKTQVELKWAGAPGQENKGFTLAGLLTYQGMSPILDGAARVEVAEWDKIGQTGKWAQERGRPSYRVLSPVVSAFVSDLDTQALSVILRFSHPVPEKKADLRRLCAYWNTSTRRWGTRGCNLQKLNATTTHCQCSHLTSFAVLMAFYELEDWTLDIITKVGLVISLLCLLLSIVTFLFCRALKGPRTTIHLHLCLALFIAYAVFLTGSSSTGNRVVCGVVAGLLHYFFLAAFCWMCLEGAELYLLVVQVFTPHGLRRHYMFLLGYGVPALVVGLSAATYHKGYGTARHCWLSLDKGFIWSFLAPVCIIIAVNAVIFVVTVWKLSLKFADINPDMSQLKKLRVLTITAIAQLCILGTTWIFGMFQFNQRSLVVSYIFVILNTLQGLFIFLLHCLLKQQVRDEYRRWLRCGGLKGPAKYSEFSSSTTTRQGLQPSQESGL; translated from the exons GGCTCTGCATCGCCCTGTGCCTGTGGGGCACCGTGGCCCAGAATAATGGCGTACAAG CTGTTCCCGCCCCTGCAGGTACCACTGAGGACTGCAACAACCATATGCTCTGCCCACCAAACGCCATGTGTGTGAACAGCACCCACTGCACCTGCCTGGATGGGTACCATTCAGGAAAGAATCGCTTCTTCACCGACACAACGGAGACCTGTGACG ATATTAACGAGTGTATGGAGCCGAGCCCGGCAGACTGTGGACACAACACAAACTGCAACAACACGGCTGGGTCTTACTTCTGCACCTGCCTCAATGGCTAcgagcccagctctgggaaaaCCAAATTCATGAACGCGAGTGAGAACACCTGCCAGG ATATTGACGAGTGTCGGGGCCTGAGCCCGGCAGACTGCGGACCCCACGCAAACTGCACCAACGTGCCTGGGAGTTACTCCTGCAGCTGCATCCATGGCTACGAGCCCAGCTCTGGGAATGCCAGCTTCACACACGCGAGTGGGGACACCTGCCAAG ATATTGACGAGTGTCGGGGCCCGAGCCCGGCAGACTGCGGACCCCACGCAAACTGCACCAACGTGCCTGGGagttcctcctgcagctgcaccgatggctacgagcccagctctgggaaagcCAAGTTCACGCACGCGAGGGAGAACACCTGCCAGG ACATTGACGAGTGCCAGCGAAACGCCACAGTCTGTGAGCCCCACGGGAACTGCATCAACATGCCAGGGAGTTACAGGTGTAAATGCAGTTGGGGATTTGGGAAGAGTCAAAGGGATACCTCTAAGATCTGCACAG ACATCGACGAGTGCCGCAAGACCCCAGATATCTGCGGCCCCAGGGCTACGTGTATCAACACTAAAGGGAGCTACCGGTGTGAGTGCCGGGCCGGCTACGTCCCCTCCAACAGGAACACGACCCTGTGCCAAG ACATCGACGAGTGCCACAAGACCCCAGATATCTGCGGCCCCAACGCCACGTGTATCAACACCAACGGGAGTTACTGGTGTGAGTGCCGGGCCGGCTACGTCCCCTCCAACGGGAACACGACCCTGTGCCAAG AGCTCACCTGCCTAACGCTGCTGGATGATGACAACTCTACAGAAGCCAAG AACCTCCTGGGGAGCTTCCAGGCCCAGGCGGGAAGCCTCTGCAAGGCGGCGCTGGAGGGGCTGAAGCAGATGAAGACTCAGAGCGCTGAGCCTGTGAAGGGGCCGCTGAAG GGCTTCTTGGACATTCTGGAGAAGCAGATAAATGTAGTCGGGCAGCAGAGCGAGAGCATGGAGCGGAGACACAAGATTGCAACGGAGCTGATGGCCATAGTGGAGAAGCTGCTGAGATTGCTGGCCCTGACCCTGCCTGAGAGCATGATCAGCATCACATCCACCAACGGCACAG agctggggctggcggTCAGGAAggctggggcccagagccaggagacCGTGACGCTGCAGCAGAGCAAGACGCAGGTGGAATTAAAGTGGGCCGGAGCCCCAGGGCAGGAAAATAAAG GCTTCACCCTGGCCGGGCTGCTGACCTACCAGGGGATGAGCCCCATCCTGGACGGTGCTGCGCGGGTGGAGGTGGCCGAGTGGGACAAGATCGGCCAGACGGGAAAGTGGGCGCAGGAACGGGGGCGGCCCAGCTACCGGGTGCTGTCTCCAGTGGTGTCGGCCTTCGTCAGTGACCTGGACACCCAGGCACTCTCCGTCATCCTCCGCTTCAGCCACCCGGTGCCG GAGAAGAAGGCCGACCTGCGCCGCCTCTGTGCCTACTGGAATACCAGCACCAGGCGCTGGGGCACCCGCGGCTGCAACCTGCAGAAGTTGAACGCCACCACCACCCACTGCCAGTGCAGCCACCTGACCAGCTTCGCCGTGCTCATGGCCTTCTACGAGCTGGAG GACTGGACCCTGGACATCATCACCAAGGTGGGGCTGGTGATCTCGCTGCTGTGCCTGCTGCTCTCCATCGTcaccttcctcttctgccgcGCCCTCAAGGGCCCCCGCACCACCATCCACCTGCACCTCTGCCTGGCGCTCTTCATCGCCTACGCCGTCTTCCTCACCGGCTCCTCCAGCACCGGCAACAGG GTGGTGTGCGGCGTGGTGGCCGGGCTCCTGCACTACTTCTTCCTGGCCGCCTTCTGCTGGATGTGCCTGGAGGGCGCCGAGCTCTACCTGCTGGTGGTTCAGGTCTTCACCCCCCACGGCCTCCGGCGCCATTACATGTTCCTGCTGGGCTACGGCGTGCCGGCCCTCGTCGTGGGCCTCTCGGCCGCCACCTACCACAAGGGCTACGGCACAGCGCGCCA ctgctGGCTCTCGCTGGACAAGGGCTTCATTTGGAGCTTCCTGGCGCCCGTCTGCATCATCATCGCG gtcaATGCCGTGATCTTCGTGGTCACCGTCTGGAAGCTGTCCCTGAAATTCGCGGACATCAACCCTGACATGAGCCAGCTGAAGAAGCTCAG ggtGCTCACCATCACGGCCATTGCCCAGCTCTGCATCCTGGGCACCACCTGGATCTTTGGCATGTTCCAGTTCAACCAGCGCAGCCTGGTCGTCTCCTACATCTTCGTCATCCTCAACACCCTGCAGGGGCTCTTCATCTTCCTGCTGCACTGTCTGCTCAAGCAACAG GTGAGGGACGAGTACCGCAGGTGGCTGAGGTGCGGCGGCCTCAAGGGACCGGCCAAGTACTCTGAGTTCAGCAGCTCGACCACCACACGG cAGGGGCTCCAGCCTTCGCAGGAGTCAGGGTTGTAG
- the ADGRE5 gene encoding adhesion G protein-coupled receptor E5 isoform X23, giving the protein MAPARRLLTLGEPPIPAPAPPGLCIALCLWGTVAQNNGVQAVPAPAGTTEDCNNHMLCPPNAMCVNSTHCTCLDGYHSGKNRFFTDTTETCDDINECMEPSPADCGHNTNCNNTAGSYFCTCLNGYEPSSGKTKFMNASENTCQDIDECQRNATVCEPHGNCINMPGSYRCKCSWGFGKSQRDTSKICTDIDECRKTPDICGPRATCINTKGSYRCECRAGYVPSNRNTTLCQDIDECHKTPDICGPNATCINTNGSYWCECRAGYVPSNGNTTLCQELTCLTLLDDDNSTEAKNLLGSFQAQAGSLCKAALEGLKQMKTQSAEPVKGPLKGFLDILEKQINVVGQQSESMERRHKIATELMAIVEKLLRLLALTLPESMISITSTNGTELGLAVRKAGAQSQETVTLQQSKTQVELKWAGAPGQENKGFTLAGLLTYQGMSPILDGAARVEVAEWDKIGQTGKWAQERGRPSYRVLSPVVSAFVSDLDTQALSVILRFSHPVPEKKADLRRLCAYWNTSTRRWGTRGCNLQKLNATTTHCQCSHLTSFAVLMAFYELEDWTLDIITKVGLVISLLCLLLSIVTFLFCRALKGPRTTIHLHLCLALFIAYAVFLTGSSSTGNRVVCGVVAGLLHYFFLAAFCWMCLEGAELYLLVVQVFTPHGLRRHYMFLLGYGVPALVVGLSAATYHKGYGTARHCWLSLDKGFIWSFLAPVCIIIAVNAVIFVVTVWKLSLKFADINPDMSQLKKLRVLTITAIAQLCILGTTWIFGMFQFNQRSLVVSYIFVILNTLQGLFIFLLHCLLKQQVRDEYRRWLRCGGLKGPAKYSEFSSSTTTRQGLQPSQESGL; this is encoded by the exons GGCTCTGCATCGCCCTGTGCCTGTGGGGCACCGTGGCCCAGAATAATGGCGTACAAG CTGTTCCCGCCCCTGCAGGTACCACTGAGGACTGCAACAACCATATGCTCTGCCCACCAAACGCCATGTGTGTGAACAGCACCCACTGCACCTGCCTGGATGGGTACCATTCAGGAAAGAATCGCTTCTTCACCGACACAACGGAGACCTGTGACG ATATTAACGAGTGTATGGAGCCGAGCCCGGCAGACTGTGGACACAACACAAACTGCAACAACACGGCTGGGTCTTACTTCTGCACCTGCCTCAATGGCTAcgagcccagctctgggaaaaCCAAATTCATGAACGCGAGTGAGAACACCTGCCAGG ACATTGACGAGTGCCAGCGAAACGCCACAGTCTGTGAGCCCCACGGGAACTGCATCAACATGCCAGGGAGTTACAGGTGTAAATGCAGTTGGGGATTTGGGAAGAGTCAAAGGGATACCTCTAAGATCTGCACAG ACATCGACGAGTGCCGCAAGACCCCAGATATCTGCGGCCCCAGGGCTACGTGTATCAACACTAAAGGGAGCTACCGGTGTGAGTGCCGGGCCGGCTACGTCCCCTCCAACAGGAACACGACCCTGTGCCAAG ACATCGACGAGTGCCACAAGACCCCAGATATCTGCGGCCCCAACGCCACGTGTATCAACACCAACGGGAGTTACTGGTGTGAGTGCCGGGCCGGCTACGTCCCCTCCAACGGGAACACGACCCTGTGCCAAG AGCTCACCTGCCTAACGCTGCTGGATGATGACAACTCTACAGAAGCCAAG AACCTCCTGGGGAGCTTCCAGGCCCAGGCGGGAAGCCTCTGCAAGGCGGCGCTGGAGGGGCTGAAGCAGATGAAGACTCAGAGCGCTGAGCCTGTGAAGGGGCCGCTGAAG GGCTTCTTGGACATTCTGGAGAAGCAGATAAATGTAGTCGGGCAGCAGAGCGAGAGCATGGAGCGGAGACACAAGATTGCAACGGAGCTGATGGCCATAGTGGAGAAGCTGCTGAGATTGCTGGCCCTGACCCTGCCTGAGAGCATGATCAGCATCACATCCACCAACGGCACAG agctggggctggcggTCAGGAAggctggggcccagagccaggagacCGTGACGCTGCAGCAGAGCAAGACGCAGGTGGAATTAAAGTGGGCCGGAGCCCCAGGGCAGGAAAATAAAG GCTTCACCCTGGCCGGGCTGCTGACCTACCAGGGGATGAGCCCCATCCTGGACGGTGCTGCGCGGGTGGAGGTGGCCGAGTGGGACAAGATCGGCCAGACGGGAAAGTGGGCGCAGGAACGGGGGCGGCCCAGCTACCGGGTGCTGTCTCCAGTGGTGTCGGCCTTCGTCAGTGACCTGGACACCCAGGCACTCTCCGTCATCCTCCGCTTCAGCCACCCGGTGCCG GAGAAGAAGGCCGACCTGCGCCGCCTCTGTGCCTACTGGAATACCAGCACCAGGCGCTGGGGCACCCGCGGCTGCAACCTGCAGAAGTTGAACGCCACCACCACCCACTGCCAGTGCAGCCACCTGACCAGCTTCGCCGTGCTCATGGCCTTCTACGAGCTGGAG GACTGGACCCTGGACATCATCACCAAGGTGGGGCTGGTGATCTCGCTGCTGTGCCTGCTGCTCTCCATCGTcaccttcctcttctgccgcGCCCTCAAGGGCCCCCGCACCACCATCCACCTGCACCTCTGCCTGGCGCTCTTCATCGCCTACGCCGTCTTCCTCACCGGCTCCTCCAGCACCGGCAACAGG GTGGTGTGCGGCGTGGTGGCCGGGCTCCTGCACTACTTCTTCCTGGCCGCCTTCTGCTGGATGTGCCTGGAGGGCGCCGAGCTCTACCTGCTGGTGGTTCAGGTCTTCACCCCCCACGGCCTCCGGCGCCATTACATGTTCCTGCTGGGCTACGGCGTGCCGGCCCTCGTCGTGGGCCTCTCGGCCGCCACCTACCACAAGGGCTACGGCACAGCGCGCCA ctgctGGCTCTCGCTGGACAAGGGCTTCATTTGGAGCTTCCTGGCGCCCGTCTGCATCATCATCGCG gtcaATGCCGTGATCTTCGTGGTCACCGTCTGGAAGCTGTCCCTGAAATTCGCGGACATCAACCCTGACATGAGCCAGCTGAAGAAGCTCAG ggtGCTCACCATCACGGCCATTGCCCAGCTCTGCATCCTGGGCACCACCTGGATCTTTGGCATGTTCCAGTTCAACCAGCGCAGCCTGGTCGTCTCCTACATCTTCGTCATCCTCAACACCCTGCAGGGGCTCTTCATCTTCCTGCTGCACTGTCTGCTCAAGCAACAG GTGAGGGACGAGTACCGCAGGTGGCTGAGGTGCGGCGGCCTCAAGGGACCGGCCAAGTACTCTGAGTTCAGCAGCTCGACCACCACACGG cAGGGGCTCCAGCCTTCGCAGGAGTCAGGGTTGTAG
- the ADGRE5 gene encoding adhesion G protein-coupled receptor E5 isoform X27: MAPARRLLTLGLCIALCLWGTVAQNNGVQGTTEDCNNHMLCPPNAMCVNSTHCTCLDGYHSGKNRFFTDTTETCDDINECMEPSPADCGHNTNCNNTAGSYFCTCLNGYEPSSGKTKFMNASENTCQDIDECRGLSPADCGPHANCTNVPGSYSCSCIHGYEPSSGNASFTHASGDTCQDIDECRGPSPADCGPHANCTNVPGSSSCSCTDGYEPSSGKAKFTHARENTCQDIDECHKTPDICGPNATCINTNGSYWCECRAGYVPSNGNTTLCQELTCLTLLDDDNSTEAKNLLGSFQAQAGSLCKAALEGLKQMKTQSAEPVKGPLKGFLDILEKQINVVGQQSESMERRHKIATELMAIVEKLLRLLALTLPESMISITSTNGTELGLAVRKAGAQSQETVTLQQSKTQVELKWAGAPGQENKGFTLAGLLTYQGMSPILDGAARVEVAEWDKIGQTGKWAQERGRPSYRVLSPVVSAFVSDLDTQALSVILRFSHPVPEKKADLRRLCAYWNTSTRRWGTRGCNLQKLNATTTHCQCSHLTSFAVLMAFYELEDWTLDIITKVGLVISLLCLLLSIVTFLFCRALKGPRTTIHLHLCLALFIAYAVFLTGSSSTGNRVVCGVVAGLLHYFFLAAFCWMCLEGAELYLLVVQVFTPHGLRRHYMFLLGYGVPALVVGLSAATYHKGYGTARHCWLSLDKGFIWSFLAPVCIIIAVNAVIFVVTVWKLSLKFADINPDMSQLKKLRVLTITAIAQLCILGTTWIFGMFQFNQRSLVVSYIFVILNTLQGLFIFLLHCLLKQQVRDEYRRWLRCGGLKGPAKYSEFSSSTTTRGLQPSQESGL; encoded by the exons GGCTCTGCATCGCCCTGTGCCTGTGGGGCACCGTGGCCCAGAATAATGGCGTACAAG GTACCACTGAGGACTGCAACAACCATATGCTCTGCCCACCAAACGCCATGTGTGTGAACAGCACCCACTGCACCTGCCTGGATGGGTACCATTCAGGAAAGAATCGCTTCTTCACCGACACAACGGAGACCTGTGACG ATATTAACGAGTGTATGGAGCCGAGCCCGGCAGACTGTGGACACAACACAAACTGCAACAACACGGCTGGGTCTTACTTCTGCACCTGCCTCAATGGCTAcgagcccagctctgggaaaaCCAAATTCATGAACGCGAGTGAGAACACCTGCCAGG ATATTGACGAGTGTCGGGGCCTGAGCCCGGCAGACTGCGGACCCCACGCAAACTGCACCAACGTGCCTGGGAGTTACTCCTGCAGCTGCATCCATGGCTACGAGCCCAGCTCTGGGAATGCCAGCTTCACACACGCGAGTGGGGACACCTGCCAAG ATATTGACGAGTGTCGGGGCCCGAGCCCGGCAGACTGCGGACCCCACGCAAACTGCACCAACGTGCCTGGGagttcctcctgcagctgcaccgatggctacgagcccagctctgggaaagcCAAGTTCACGCACGCGAGGGAGAACACCTGCCAGG ACATCGACGAGTGCCACAAGACCCCAGATATCTGCGGCCCCAACGCCACGTGTATCAACACCAACGGGAGTTACTGGTGTGAGTGCCGGGCCGGCTACGTCCCCTCCAACGGGAACACGACCCTGTGCCAAG AGCTCACCTGCCTAACGCTGCTGGATGATGACAACTCTACAGAAGCCAAG AACCTCCTGGGGAGCTTCCAGGCCCAGGCGGGAAGCCTCTGCAAGGCGGCGCTGGAGGGGCTGAAGCAGATGAAGACTCAGAGCGCTGAGCCTGTGAAGGGGCCGCTGAAG GGCTTCTTGGACATTCTGGAGAAGCAGATAAATGTAGTCGGGCAGCAGAGCGAGAGCATGGAGCGGAGACACAAGATTGCAACGGAGCTGATGGCCATAGTGGAGAAGCTGCTGAGATTGCTGGCCCTGACCCTGCCTGAGAGCATGATCAGCATCACATCCACCAACGGCACAG agctggggctggcggTCAGGAAggctggggcccagagccaggagacCGTGACGCTGCAGCAGAGCAAGACGCAGGTGGAATTAAAGTGGGCCGGAGCCCCAGGGCAGGAAAATAAAG GCTTCACCCTGGCCGGGCTGCTGACCTACCAGGGGATGAGCCCCATCCTGGACGGTGCTGCGCGGGTGGAGGTGGCCGAGTGGGACAAGATCGGCCAGACGGGAAAGTGGGCGCAGGAACGGGGGCGGCCCAGCTACCGGGTGCTGTCTCCAGTGGTGTCGGCCTTCGTCAGTGACCTGGACACCCAGGCACTCTCCGTCATCCTCCGCTTCAGCCACCCGGTGCCG GAGAAGAAGGCCGACCTGCGCCGCCTCTGTGCCTACTGGAATACCAGCACCAGGCGCTGGGGCACCCGCGGCTGCAACCTGCAGAAGTTGAACGCCACCACCACCCACTGCCAGTGCAGCCACCTGACCAGCTTCGCCGTGCTCATGGCCTTCTACGAGCTGGAG GACTGGACCCTGGACATCATCACCAAGGTGGGGCTGGTGATCTCGCTGCTGTGCCTGCTGCTCTCCATCGTcaccttcctcttctgccgcGCCCTCAAGGGCCCCCGCACCACCATCCACCTGCACCTCTGCCTGGCGCTCTTCATCGCCTACGCCGTCTTCCTCACCGGCTCCTCCAGCACCGGCAACAGG GTGGTGTGCGGCGTGGTGGCCGGGCTCCTGCACTACTTCTTCCTGGCCGCCTTCTGCTGGATGTGCCTGGAGGGCGCCGAGCTCTACCTGCTGGTGGTTCAGGTCTTCACCCCCCACGGCCTCCGGCGCCATTACATGTTCCTGCTGGGCTACGGCGTGCCGGCCCTCGTCGTGGGCCTCTCGGCCGCCACCTACCACAAGGGCTACGGCACAGCGCGCCA ctgctGGCTCTCGCTGGACAAGGGCTTCATTTGGAGCTTCCTGGCGCCCGTCTGCATCATCATCGCG gtcaATGCCGTGATCTTCGTGGTCACCGTCTGGAAGCTGTCCCTGAAATTCGCGGACATCAACCCTGACATGAGCCAGCTGAAGAAGCTCAG ggtGCTCACCATCACGGCCATTGCCCAGCTCTGCATCCTGGGCACCACCTGGATCTTTGGCATGTTCCAGTTCAACCAGCGCAGCCTGGTCGTCTCCTACATCTTCGTCATCCTCAACACCCTGCAGGGGCTCTTCATCTTCCTGCTGCACTGTCTGCTCAAGCAACAG GTGAGGGACGAGTACCGCAGGTGGCTGAGGTGCGGCGGCCTCAAGGGACCGGCCAAGTACTCTGAGTTCAGCAGCTCGACCACCACACGG GGGCTCCAGCCTTCGCAGGAGTCAGGGTTGTAG